In the genome of Crassostrea angulata isolate pt1a10 chromosome 6, ASM2561291v2, whole genome shotgun sequence, the window ATAATTGCATTCATTTGGGTCTAAAACTGAAATGATCACCTTAACATTCAAatcgtaaacaaaaacatgacgtAGCTTTGTTTACACGAACAAGAATTGAGAgctttgtaactcgcttataacacGACGACTGACACTTAAAATTTGGTTCACTATTAGAAATGTCGGAAAAGTCTGAGAATTCATATTGTAAAAAATGGgcgtaattcaaatatatataaaaaactatttgccatgcaaaataacatatcattaatatttaaatgaaatcaacACCCGCCACTTCCTTGATTAGATGCGAACTGTACACAGATTCCTAATGCTTACATATTTCTCAGTTCATTGTTAAagtaacaatattttcattactggttttattttaaatttcaggaGCATTTTTGATACCATACTTAATCATGCTGTTCTGTGGAGCACTGCCAGTAATGTTACTAGAAATCGGTTTGGGTCAATACATGTCCAGAGGAGGCCTGAAGTCCTGGATTATCTGCCCTTTGTTTCAAGGTTGTCCTTTATGATTATAGAGTTTCTAATTACTTGTTGTAATTTTTGTGACTACCGATTGGTACAagcattttttaaccaaaaagataattatgcaatttcatttttaggaattttttttcttcatttacgAAATGAAGAAATTGGAATGTGGGAGGTAACGGGTCAAATAGAATGTTTGACTTATTCATATCTGTCttgaatttgatattgtttgtaACCCcatgtataatttttcacacaaaaattaTGTAAGTTTAGGACTTCGTACATGTAAAGTACACATATATCGGAGAAACACAATTTTGggattaataatatttttaaataaacaattgaaTCGAGAAAGGCAACAATCAATCAACGTTTACAAATCAACTGCATTTTTTTAAGCCAGGACTTTATCTATAGGGCTTGTTGTACTAGATGaaagaaacaaatttaaaaagaaatattcatgaaatcttaactataaaaacaacaatatcATAAAGTATGAATTATTATGTATGgatatatttcatgaaaatcttCATGAATGATTATATGTTCTGTTCCAGGTATCGGAATTGCTACATTTCTGATGTGTTTTCTGTCCATTACGTACTACATAGTGATTCTGGCCTGGGGtctatactacatgtatgccaGTGTGGCGATGGAGATACCGTGGGGTTCCTGTTTCAATACCTGGAACACATACAGGTATTCTTAAGTATATTCTTAATGAGGAGACGTTTCTTCAATATcctttctttaattaaaatttttagtaaCGAAACACGCCGGATTTACCGGATGATTAATACTTATGACCGATTTGGTATAAtagtttttaacatgttttaaatattgtcCAATATCTTATTTCGTACTGCATGCATAGTTTCAATGTGCCATATCTTTATAACAACATGATTTTATAATTCTGTTTTAggcttattttcatttcttactctattaaaattattcacGTATATGCATACAGATATTATACACATTTATTTATCCATACTCTAGAGACAGTCATATGGATTTATCATAAAGTATAAATTTTAGATGTGCATCGTCAAATGAAGAATTACAGAAACGACTCTGTACATCTGAAGGTAAATACAGTTCTTCAATCAGCAATGGGCAAACATTGGAAAACATGAGCTTGATAAATGTAACTCTGCACAACAGCCTGATTAACACAACCGACACAAACTGTTCCATGAGTAATGTCACTGCTGTAGACCCGGCCGTCGAGTTCTGGGAGTAAGTTCTATCTAATGTATATAGTCCTTGATTTCTGTATAACCTATCCTTAATGTCACACAAATCACAAAGATTACCTGCTGCTTATCGCAGTTTGGAACTGtaagaaaaatcaataaaacttaTCATGATAGAGAAAAAGTTTTGAGTAACCTGCATACACAGGGATGTGAAAAGAAATACTTCAAGCAAAGAtgttgccttttttttttttttttcaattttgttaccTATTTGTGTTGCTTTGATACATGTGTTATGCCTCAATATACCTGTAGAAAGATTATTTTTACATAGTTTTGAATAGCTGTAGGTCTTTAACTTTGTGGAAAACTTTCGAATTAACAGAAAGTAGAATTACATTGCCTCAAATACAAACTattgcaatttacggcgcacaataAATGGGATAGAAttatatgatttacatgtaccttattcCTTGCCACAGTCTGTACAAAGTACTCGTTATCGCAAATATCCTAAGATATTTTACAAAAGTAAAGAGAAAAGCTGAGACATGTATAGCAAACGCATCAGCAGTACATTGAGTGAATAATTCACTCGTATTTTTTAGAAGTATTTTCACGGAATAACGGTATTCCAGAAAATAAAGCCTAGTCCATAACTTGCTTAATTTTCTGTGCGCTAGCTTAATTTTCTGTGCGCCGTTAATATCAATTAATGTGCGAGAAACTGAAGCTCTATGGTCTGTCAATCTACGAGTAATTTTCTCTGTAAAGATATAGTTCTGAAGGTATTTTGACGGAATTGCAATAACATTGTCAAGCTGGTCATAATTCAGGCCTGATTCACAATTGTGGGTCATCATTTTCCCCTTCTGAGCTAATATTCAAAGGTATCATCTTGTTTTGctgttttgaattgttaattgCCATATTGGGAATCATTAAACGGATTGTATAATAATCTTCTActttttcttgtaaaataatgttctaACACAAATGAAAACTTTCATAATCTGCATGTTACATACAGACTTTTCAAATATCatctttataatttattattgtaCACCAAGGAAAAAGGGCATTTCAACTTCGATAAAATCCATCCAATAATCTTAAAATGCCaagtaaaataatataattttaatttttttttttaataagaaaccATGTGATCCAAATCTCGGATTCCATAGAAGATGGTGGGGGTATTGTGCCTCAATTGGCTGTCTGTCTGTTGGTGATGTGGATACTTGTCTATTTCTGTGTATGGAGGGGTGTCAAATGGAGCGGAAAGGTTTGTCATTAAAATCTTTTGATAACAATTTCAGCTTCAAAtcgataataaataaataaaattcatctgTGTACAACCATACATCTGCAATTCTTCAAAACTGTAACGAATTTAACGTATGATTCAATGTACaaacacaaaagcttgtattataaaaggattttataaTTCGTCACCCAATTCGTAGTCAAGCATAAACAAGAAAAACTAAcgttaattattaaaaaaaaaatgaaaattgcttGTTACAAATAAAATGAGAATAACTGAAATTGTTAGTTTACAAACCTAACAACAATATTAATCACATCTCTTTCTTTTCCCATACAGGCGCAGaaagaattaaaatgaaatttgatatgtacGTAATCAGCCTTGTTTTagtaaacaactttttttttagaacagtGTTTAATAATTGTTGTTATTGATGTAATTTGATGTGTAGTTTATCACCTTTTGTTTTTAGTCCGTCTTTATCAGAAAGTGATTTTTAGTTAATTAGTTTGGGTTCACGTTCTGGTGTGAATGTGTCAAGAcagtttatcaaataaataaatcctGATATATGCAGTTTACCAAATACACTGTATAAACTAACTTTACTTAAAAGCATATATACCGGATCTGACgtatatttcaaatatcttgTTTGACACTACGACACTCGTACATTACATTTATAACTTGTGAATGCGATGGAGGTGATTTATGATTGTTACGCAGGTTCTGTTAGTTTAGGTGGTTTACTTCACGGTTACATTCCCTTACGTCATCCTGCTCATACTGTTGGTCCGTGGTGCGACTCTACCTGGAGCCGGAAACGGAATCAAGTATTTCCTGTCTCCCGATTTTAGCCGTTTACAGGACGCTCAGGTTAACTATCATGATTTTCTCTTTCAGAGTATCTTTCAGTATCCATCCAGTAGTAGTAAAACACGTCTCACATATTTTAGCAAATGacatgtattacacatgtacatgcatgtatttaacacatgtgtagtacatgtagtgcacatgtacatgcatgtatttaacacatgtgtagtacatgtagtacacatgtacatgcatgtatttaacacaaaacaaatgaataaaaaagagTTGATAGTGGTGTTTAAACTTTAATGTCTTCTTTGATATTAACAAACCAGCACTTGAAAATTCTTTTAGTTATCTTGTTTAAGACTAAGTATTTTCATTGGATAATTACCCTTTACCAGGTGTGGATTGACGGAGGGACACAGGTGTTCTTTTCGGCGGCTATCGCCATTGGAGCCATGATAAGTCTGGGAAGCTACAACGATTTTCATACAGATTTTTACAAGTCAGTGTctttatattttctatgtacCATGTCTCGGGTTATCTAAAACATAATTTAGGTTGCCTTTAAGACAGGTCAGTCATAAAAGTAGTTGCACAGCTACATGTAGCTTTACTGCAAAACTTGATTgcgtttttacaattttgcagGCATACCATGATTGTAGCGGGTATCAATAGTGGTACCAGTTTCCTCAGTGGTTTTGCGGTGTTTTCTGTTCTTGGGTTTATGGCACATGAACAAAATGTGGACATAGACCAAGTCGCCGAATCAGGTACCAATACAGCAAATTTAAACACGAAAACTTCTTATGATATGAAAGCGccatgaaattattttatttgcaaatattATTATGCATGTTACTCAACCATATTGTTGATTGTACAACTAGGTCCTGGTTTAGTATTCATCGTGTACCCCAAGGCAGTCACCATGATGCCTCTTCCTCAACTTTGGGCCATCCTATTCTTTTTGATGCTGTTTTTAATTGGAATTGACAGTGGGGTATTAAATAGTATATATCAGGATATTGATTacaataaaaactttttaagttAATCCAGTTCTAGtttcaacatttgttttagTTTGTGATGGTAGAATCTGTGGTAGCACATATAAGCGACATGTTTCCACGACAGCTGTATAAGACTAAAGGAAGAATGATTCTGACAGcagttttgtgttttttatggTACACAATGGGACTTTCGATGGTGTCCAGGGTAGGTATACGGATATATTTTactacaaacaatttaaacggggaaacaaaataataagttttaaagattttaatgaaatatacatcgttcctaaacttttatttaatgataaattgGCTTGACTCGGTCTATATTAAAAAGCAGATCggatgactgttgtgttgaatCTAAATATTACATGAACAAGTAAAGAAGGCAATAAAAAATTCGATGTATATAAACTGATATTAATTATTGTggatttcaaacaaaaaaaatctatatgatAAGCTACAAGTATATAAAACCCTTAATCATTTCGTAATAACACAATGATATTcgattgttttcattatttggAAATAGGCGCCTAAATGAGTTTGATCAATTTGCAATACTTTTTTTAAGTAGTTTAAGAGAATAATGTCACATGATTCACAGTAAATAGTAAATCCTTTAAGTTCATTAATTAACCAATatataatcaattaattaaCCAATGACCCTTGTAGGGAGGAATGTACGTCTTCCAGCTATACGACTACTATTCAGCTAGTGGCGTGGTCCTACTCTGGGTATGCTTCTGGGAAAGCATTGTAATTGGATGGATAtttggtaaatatttatatattcttatataGACGTTGATATTTATGATACAATgctaaatacaatgtattatatACCAGCGAGAGGGTATTTAGTGCATTTCTCTCTAAATTTAATACTAGATGTAAAATTTCCATATAATTTGTATTACTATAATTGTTTATAgttattgtaatatttattattaaaaaaaattggggggggggaaCTGGTTGCCCCAATTAAAACTTCTCCGTTTTATGCATACTAGGTACATCATTTATCACGTTAAACACAATctgtttattgtttacaaattaatgtctaAGGATAACTGTGTTATTTGTCGTAgtataataatgtatgaaaGTATTAAAACGCTAGTGTATGCCcatttatttgcatattttaaaccaaagttgcCAGATTCAAAGTATCTACACGACGTTTAACTTGTTCTACACTTTTACGCCATgacgttaattagtcaacccgCGTTCCTGGGGCACCccgttctgaaaaaaaaatttcccatcaaaattaaaatcgcTTTATATCAttcccttttatttatttactttttttgtgtTAACCGAAGATGTCCGATCAAATgtatctgcccgcgatgcatgataaactcgtcctacacttttcgccatgacgttaattagtcaacccgcgttcttggttaccccggTCTGGAACGTGCTATCCCAATCTCTCACAAGAGGTTGGGCTTCCCAAGCAAATaagtatcaaaactaaaatcgcgcaTTTAAGAAACGAATTGGCTCATTTTAataattcaacatttgtcaaatgaATACTTTGAATAAGTTTCCAGTAAATGTATTCAATCTTtgcgtaatcattcaatatcatttcaTCGCAAGCATACATTTTGATGCAAATTACCCCTGACTTGGacccgccaaagcgtgtccaccaccttactttcatttttgctatttcgggcatGTTTATCGGAAAGTTGGAAGTAGGTTTTTAGTTATTTATCACAATAATTACCTTTAAGGAAAAATTCAGTTATAGCGTTTGGACATCATCTCACACGTGATTGGAATACCATAAAGTATAAGAAGTTACTTCGTtgcaggcattttgtagtttatttgccaaaagtctttatatatatatatatatatatatatatatatatatatatatatatatataaactcgTTGTCAGTTGTACCTCAATTCTTTTTGTATCTCATTATCATATCTCTGTACAATTTTATGAAGTGAAGTAAATTACCTTCTGGttgcaattgttttcatattaaaggacatatcgcatgtttctaaagtatacgacattttacattttttggcttCCTTGTGTATCTAATAATTACTCCTAACAGTTTGTTAACGGTATAAAAGCGGTAATTAGCCATAATATCAATTTGAATTATAGCCCCGATCGTTTAAAAACTCGTTAATTAGATAGCGTGTCACGTGGTACAGTGACGTCACATGCGACCTTCTTCGAACAgctgattgtaaacaaattgtaggattagcattatcttcttaaaattttgacattcattcaccatgtaagttgtttttttttacatgctgactaaattaaaagaatcttaTTATTCAGTCGTACATGTTTGAGCCACTAGTACGGATAAAAAACGATGATATTGCCGAAAAAGCGACGATGAAGTCGGCAATGACGATCAAATTGATCGacgtgtaaacattgtaaacacaacTTAGTAAGGATTGTAGCTCAAATAAATCTgttaaaggtgtttatttattaaaatctacaacagtGTTGATTTTTGGCGTTCCTAACGACTCAGAATGTCCATTATTGTAAAACTGTGGTGCACAAGAAGTTAATTGGTTTCTTCGGCAGTAACTGATCACAACTTTCTAAGGTTGTTTACTCTATATTACACTGGATTCTAAAAACAGGCAAGAACGTTTTccttaattattgtttatttctgtaAGATCCCATCtccgtattttttttatccatttacgtatacatgtatatcaacaaactttgtCTATTTCTCGCGTAAACAATCAATATCGACAACTCGATCCACGTCTTCtcccacaaaaaataaaactcacagAAATCTCACCCACCGtactaaaattatgatttctgcagaggtgagctacatgtatgaatgaagaaatcatgtatacaaaacAGATGTATACATGAACGTATTgtttaacaataagaaaaagaaaacagctaATGAAGCGAGGCGGTATCCAAAATGGCTTGGGGTAAAATGCTGACGATGGACCCTCCACTTTGGAGGGTCCATAGTGGAGGGGGTGGAGCTTGGTATGTCAGTCTTAATTCAGAGTCCGTTTGATCTGTCATTCCAATTAAGTTATCAGCAACAAAATGGGgcacattgttttatttatatgactTTTAAACACAAGCACATAAAACTTCTTTTCCCTAATTGACGATGACAAATGGTGGCACTTTCATTTTGGTGGGTTTATTGTTCATTAGTTCTACACAAAATGTATATACCCGGTAGTaaaaatattacagtatcatactGTTTGAGAACAAGATCATTGGGTGGTTTTCTAAAATTTTCTGTGAATAATTGTCCACATccatagcatttttttttactattactatattaacatttgttactcggggaaaaaagataaatctCTCCCAACGTTGAGGTGAGTTAACTTCCTGTTCACAGTCTCAGTGGACTTAGAATAATTGTTACACAAACATAGAGTAATTTATGTATCCTGATAAAGTTCATTAGAAGTTGctaaattcattaaatgtaAGGACCTCCCTctccttttttttcaatttctaataaACAACCCATATGTTTTAGCTATTAGGTGCATGATGAAATTGGAATGACAGATCAAACAGATTCTAAATTAAGATTGACACACAAAGCTCCACCCCCTCCACTATGGACCCTCCAAAGTGGAGGGTCCATCGTCAGCATTTTACCCCAAGCCATCCAAAATGGCGTCCCCTCTCGTTATTTTTCTCCGATGAACTTGCGTTTTGTACACAGGCCACTGTGCCTaaacttctatttttttctttttgagaaatgaatacgatttatttatgaaactataatttcaaaaatgtaccatat includes:
- the LOC128190534 gene encoding sodium- and chloride-dependent taurine transporter-like, which encodes MDERNKPKTSVEIEQPKIECLKERAQWSSQLDFLLACIGNAVGLGNIWRFPYLCYKNGGGAFLIPYLIMLFCGALPVMLLEIGLGQYMSRGGLKSWIICPLFQGIGIATFLMCFLSITYYIVILAWGLYYMYASVAMEIPWGSCFNTWNTYRCASSNEELQKRLCTSEGKYSSSISNGQTLENMSLINVTLHNSLINTTDTNCSMSNVTAVDPAVEFWENHVIQISDSIEDGGGIVPQLAVCLLVMWILVYFCVWRGVKWSGKVVYFTVTFPYVILLILLVRGATLPGAGNGIKYFLSPDFSRLQDAQVWIDGGTQVFFSAAIAIGAMISLGSYNDFHTDFYKHTMIVAGINSGTSFLSGFAVFSVLGFMAHEQNVDIDQVAESGPGLVFIVYPKAVTMMPLPQLWAILFFLMLFLIGIDSGFVMVESVVAHISDMFPRQLYKTKGRMILTAVLCFLWYTMGLSMVSRGGMYVFQLYDYYSASGVVLLWVCFWESIVIGWIFGSEKFNDAIEVMIGYRINKWFHICWKYLTPLVCTGIFAFQLIGFKPLKYNNEYEYPPWAQGFGLMLALVSMCCIPFYVVGKLLSLKGPIKERIKKAIVPKLTKDQISKKSRNKDGALLLQQIET